Part of the Ctenopharyngodon idella isolate HZGC_01 chromosome 8, HZGC01, whole genome shotgun sequence genome, ttttaaaaaatatatcaattgGAAACAAATAGACGACGTTAACAAGCAGAGGAAAGCAGACTAAAAAATCTCCCATATTGCTTCAGTAATCtgtcacatttttattactAGTTAAAGAGATTTAAGAATTAAATCTGCCTCAATAAGAGATAGTaggaagtgaaaaaaaaaaaaaattacgaaacaaaataaagaaattgaGGATATATTCCATAGATATCGTTGGTAGTGTTAGTGTAAtagcaaaaaaaatcttttaaattaaAGGACTGGGCAACAACAGCTAAATAAGAGTATAAATTAGATCAAAACCTctaaataatttcacaattaaaacataaatgtattaatgGTTCACGACTAAGAACATCTGCATATTTACACAGTCAAATTTACAGGGTATATTTAGTGTCAGATTTTAAAGTGGTAAACTCTGAATAACATgtgctgtatgtgtgtgaatcaGCTGGAAGACACGCTGTGGGCAGGACTGACAGATCTGAACATCAAGCTCCCCATGGGCATCACAGCAGAAAACCTGGCAGAGAAATACCAGATCACACGCGAGGACTGTGACCAGTATGCCTATCGGACGCAGCAGAGATGGAAAGCAGGTGAGTGTATCGACCTCACAGCGGCCCTGCGTCggttcacacacactcacacacatctctctctctgctgcagCTCATGAGGCTGGCTATTACAACGCTGAGATCGCACCCATCGATGTGAAAGCCAAGAAAGGGAAAGTGGCCATGACAACTGACGAACACCCCCGTCCACAGACCACACTGGAGCAGATGGCGAAGCTGCCGACCGTCTTTAAGAAAGGAGGAACCGTCACTGCGGCCAATGCTTCGGTAGGTGGAACAGAACAAAACACCAGTGTGCTTCTAAACTgcatttgaattgaatttgaatcatgctgatttaatgctcaagaaacatttgtaattattatcaatgttgaaaacagttgtgctgcttcatatttttgtggaaactgatttttttttttcatgattttttgatgaatagaaagttaaaagaaaaagcatttattttatttttgtagtattaaaaatgtgtttaatgtccctttttgatcaatttaatgatcaatttggtccttgctgaatataagtatttatttatttttttttatcttttctttttttctcaaaatcttACCCTCAAACTTTGAATGATTGTGTatgacagtttccacaaaaatatgaagctgcacaactgttttcaacattgctaataatcataaatgtttcttgagcagcaaatcatcatattagaatgatttctgaaggatcatgtgacactgaagactggagtaatgatgctgaaaattcagctttgatcacaggaataaattacattttaacatatattgtAGTAACATAAAAAACtttagaagcttgtttccgccactaaataaaaaaaataaaaaaagcgaataattgcaaatttttatctcacaattctgactatatctcacagttcctacttctgactttttatatctcacaattctgaggaataaagtcagaattgtgagatttaaactcttttttttctcagaattgtgagtttatatcgcaattctgactttatatcacgaaattctgacttcataactcgcaattgtaagtttacatctcgcaattgcaaaaaaaagtcagaattatgagagaaaaagttgcaattacctttttttatttttatttcatggtggaaacaagcttccatcgaaaacagttatattaaattgtaataatatttcacaatattaatgtttttactgtatttatgatcaaataaatgcagccttgatgagcaaaactaaaaaaaaaaaccttttaaaaatcttaacctttttatatatatatatatatatatatatatgcttgttccaccatgaaataaaaataacaaaaggtaattgtgactttgtctcacaattctgactttttttttttttgcaattgcgagatgtaaactcacaattgtgagttatgaagtcagaattgcgatataaactcacaattctgagaaaaaaaaagtttatatctcgcaattctgactttattcctcagaattgtcagatataaaaagtcagaagttggaactgtgagatatagtcagaattgtgtgatttaaaaacgtgcaattgcgagaaaaaaacagaattgtgagataaaaatgtgcaattattcgcttttttatttttttaattttgtggcggaaacaagcttctaaagattttttttaagttactataatatatgttaaaatgtaatttatttctgtgatcaaagctgaattttcagcatcattactccagtcttcagtgtcacatgatccttcagaaatcattctgatatgatgatctgctgctcaagaaacatttaggATTATTATCAACACTGaatacagttgtgctgattcatatttttgtggaaaccgtgatacaaatgactacagtggttactAAGCAGTGCCACTGTagtcattttgtgttttgcagtgtGTATTTGCATGTCTTTTATGATGTCGTTGGCTCCACCCACAGGGCGTGTCTGATGGAGCAGCTGCTGTGGTCATAGCCAGTGAGGACGCTCTGAAAGCTCACAAACTCACCCCATTGGCTAGAATTGTGGCCTATCACATCTCAGGCTGTGATCCCAGCATCATGGGAATTGGTGAGTGCAATATCCACCAGTATATTCTACTATACTTAGTgaggagaaaaataaataactgtatGTTTTGTAAATACAACAGGGCCTGTACCTGCCATCACAGAAGCCCTGAAGAAGGCTGGTCTTTCACTCAAAGACATGGACCTGGTGGAGGTACAGTAGAATAACATGCTCTAATTGGACTGATCACACTATGCATGAGTTGACGTCTTTTTAAACTCCAGATAATGGCCACTTAAATGTTATCTAGAGTGATGATGAAGAGTAGATTTAGTTGGCGATGGTCACGCAGATTTAATCCAGGGTTTCTTATATCTGTTTTATGTATCTGTCAGGTCAATGAAGCGTTTGCTCCTCAGTATCTGGCAGTGGCTAAAGCTTTGGGATTGGACCCTGAGAAGACCAATGTTAACGGAGGAGCCATCGCCATTGGACACCCGCTCGGAGCCTCTGGGACAAGAATCACTGCGCATCTAGTTCATGAGCTCAGGTAAAGACGCTCACAATAGCTGTGTTTCAATTTAAAGTGGTGAATTTAACTTGGAAtatggcataaaacatttgcgaataaagctatgtttccatcccatgtgttcaagacaACAAAATTGTCGCTTGATGGGAAATTGGCGCAagatatctgtaataaaaatgggaGATGCTGCAAGCCActgtgtcttttttttcctccatcataaatgagttgcGTCTCAGAGCAGcagatgaaacacaataaacgctgtcatgttctcttgcgttcggctcaggcatttcagaatgaccaaatTAATATTTGAGATTCTGTGATgcgattggtccgctggttagtccagttatccaatcacagccacTGTTAAAGGCAAAGTCACAGGAGGTTTTTCATCTTGCCGTTTCCATTTAGcctttttttatgcaatatctcaaaattgacttaaaaataggtggatggaaacatagcaaGTGTGACACATATTTACATGGACACTTTTCAATGTCAACATGAACTTTCATTCCCGGTCTAAATGTGCATCATTCACTGATGCATGTTATTATGaagaaatctttttaaaatgtaatgcaacTTGCCtctgaaatgacattttttgcTGCCATCTCTAGGAGTCAAAAAGATATTTTAGCCAATGTTTATGCAATGAACAGAATaatacaaacaaaagaaaagaaaagaataataatacaataatagtgtttataatttataagcAAAATCAAATGCGtaggttttaaagggttagttcacccaaaaatgaaattactcaccctcatgttgttccacacccgtaagaccttcgctcatcttcagaacacaaattaagatatttttgatgaaatccgagaggtatatgaccacattcaaggtccagaaaggtactaaagacatcattaaaacagtcatgtgactgcagtggttcaaccttaatgttatgaagttataagaatactttttgtgcgcaaaaacaaaacaaaaataacgactttattccacaatctcttctcttcttctaagcacagtgaaggcttccgtgtttacgtccgaatgccggctcagtattggccgacactgatcacgtgatcagcacgacgcatgcgtgtgatgctgacgcaggagatggccaataatgagtcgttCTGACGTTGAACATGGAAgcactggacgtaaacaacgtatgagaatgacacagaagagattGTGGAATAAACtccttatttttgtttgtttttgcgcacaaaaagtattctcgtctcttcataacattaaggttgaaccactgcagtcacatgactgttttaacgatgtctttaatatctttctggaccttgaaagtgttgattataatgctgtctatggacatatacctctcagattacatcaaaaatatcttaatttgtgttcttacGGGTGtttaacgacatgagggtgagtaattaatgacagaattttcatttttgggtgaactaaccctttaagtttagaAATAGCTCAGAAATAGTCACATCATGGCAGTAAAATGGGTTTTCAGTATATTATTTTTGGGATATGTAAATCCTGATCATGCATTGCTGTATTTATACTGCATGAAGTCACGTGATGTGTTCTATTCTCTATCACAGGAGACGCGGTGGAAAGTATGCGATCGGCTCTGCCTGCATTGGTGGCGGTCAGGGAATCGCAATTGTCCTGGAAAACACAAACTGAgaacatcacacacacatgttgagGATACTCACTGCGAACAAATCAAGTCAAATTCAAAACCTAATTCACACCGTCCCAAAGTCTGTAAACGAAAATAATCCGCCCACAAATGTggaataaaaagtttattttgcatatgatTATTGTTCTTGTAAAATGTCTCCAGGATCATATGATTGGCATGCCCACATGAAGCAGTGATGGAGCTGATTCTGAATGTTTAAGTGTTGCGTTATGGTTCAGTGATGCCGGAAGCAATGTGCCTTGCTGGAGTTTTGTCTTTGTGCCTAATTCAACATCCTGCTGGATTAACCATCTCCATGCACTTCTgctgttttgcagaaatgtaatatattcaCTCAACTTCAAATAAACTCTTGATTATAGTCTTCACTAGATGGTTTTGTATAGAATGTTGACTAAACATGTTATGGATGAAATCTTTTCAAATTCACCCACCTGAGCCCTGACTGTTCTTATCAATAAAGAATGAGCTTTACTTTTCCCTCTTGGCATGcagatttattaatatataggTGGAGTTATACATACTACAATAACAAAGGTGGATCATGGATGGATGACCTTTGGATGCACAACCAGTCTTTAAATAACTGACTTTGAGGAGATTAAAGGATATTCTTATTCTAAATCAGTTTTCTGATTCAGTTTGAGTTAATAAATCCAGCGTTTATCTTGTTTTAGACTGCTTATATGTAGAAATATACAATCTAACGCGTTTTCAAAATTACATGTGATATATTGTACATaggatttaaaatgtaatatattatatatatattttgcgtGTCACCATTgtgtcaatttaaatgtatgccaactaaactaataattaaaaatatgtataacaTAATAAGTATTAGCAgactattataaataaaaaataaaatgtaattgtaataaatataggctataataaataaaaatatcagtattctttaaaaaaagaagttgAAATTGTGCAAACTGTTGACTTTAACAAACGCACAGACTATCGATTAACATCCTCTGACAGGCCTAGTTACAGCAGGACTGTCTTAAACAAgttttcataaaataattctctatggagaaaatgaaaatagttttagttattattttttcccccgTTTGGCTAAGTCTAGTTagttttgtatcaaatacaaCGTGATTTTCGGTGATCCTCTTGGGCGACCGATTCGCTCACAGCTTATCCTGCTTATTAAATCCGCCATAggccagcaaaccaatgagaacgcGGGACAATGATGACGTTCCATAACAAAAGCGCGAAGGCGCAAAAGCTGCTGTAGACCCGGAAGTCTCTATAACTGCAGATTTAAGGAAAATTACCGTcgtttggcaaataaataaattacggaCAGTTACATACACATTTCCAATCCTTTAGGCTTTATGGTACACCTCAAACATCAACCCtatatatataacttatatAACTTGACTTTCTGATTCACTTCTACAACATACAAATGTACAATTTGCTCCTATTTCACAAAAGACACAAGAATATTACAAAGGTTTTCACGTATTTACATTCCTCGCCCGATGAGCGGCACTCGCGCGACCGTCACGTGTCCACAGAAGCGCGTGTGCCTTTAAGGCCAAAGCATGACGGAAGAAGAACGCCGAGCGTAACACGTCACGACTATAAATACGTCAAATGCCCGGATGTCGGTCTTTTTTTCTAGCTGAAGGTAATTGTGGCTTTCGTGTCTGTTTTGTCCAAGCACAATCTGCGTTAATCTGATTAATCAGTGCGTAATATTTCACTCTGGACCATATATGAATGTTTTAATATACATATAGCGCTAGTAGCTGCGAATATTAGTGGATGTGATGTATGTTTTAACGTACGTTATGAATGATCGGCGCGCGCTAAGGCCTGAAACCGGGTGCATGTGAACAGAAACGGGATTTAtgtgtttatattaatattaaagacCGTAAAGTCATATGTGACGGGTTGTCATGTGAACAGAGCGTTAAATAGACTCTATAATGACGCTTGTTagtttataaatgtgtttatgtatgtaCTTTAGCCTGTTAGCAATGCTACAACAGGTCACGTTGAGTTACTGCAGGAACACCATGCTGAAGAGctcaagatatatatatatatatatatatatatatattatatatatatatatatatatatatatatgagggtTCTTTATTATTGTGGTGTCCATTGATTTAACAAGTTGCATGATCAACAGTCTAACTTATATGCAGCAATTCAGATATACTTCATGTTAATTACGGTCTAATTTAGGGGCCCTACTATATTTGTGAAAAGAATTAGTAAAATAGCTGTGCTTATGTTGATGTcatgtgaaaaattatttatatatatatatatatatatatatatatatatatatatataaataatttttcacatgACATCAACATAAGCACAGCTATTTTACTAATTCTTTTCACAAATATAGTAGGGCCCCTAAATTAGACCGTAATTAACATGAAGTATATCTGAATTGCTGCATATAAGTTAGACTGTTGATCATGCAACTTGTTAAATCAATGGACACCACAATAATAAAGAaccctcatatatatatatatatatatatatataatatatatatatatatatatatatatatatatatataactaaatTGACAATCATTTCAGAGCATAACTATTGTCTGATGTATGTTATTAATCTTTAAAATCTTTGTATGCATGCATATTTTAACAACTCTTATTTTCTCAGATGGCTGAGGGCGATAAGAAGAAGGTTGCCCGTAAACATTGCAGCCGTAACCCTGTGCTGGTCAGGGGCATCGGCCGCTATTCCCGCTCTGCCATGTACGCTCGGCGAGCCATGTACAAGAAGAAGACTAAAGCTCCTGTGACGAAGGTGAGAGTTTGCTGCTCTCTGCTCCAGGATCAGTCTCACCCCATCATTAGCTGTTTTCTAAATCTGTCTTGATGTTTCAGgttgaaaagaaaataaaggaaaagGCACCCAGCACCGTCATCAAGACTGTCGGTGGAGATAAAAATGGAGGCAACCGTGTTGTCAAACTGCGCAAAATGGTGAGAATTGGGGCCAGAAttggttgttttttgtttttaatatgagcataaccattttaaaatggttttgtaTTCGTCCATTTTGATCCTCAGGGCTTTACGCCTGATGttcaggatatatatatatatatatatatatatatatatatatatatatatatatatatatatatattatatatatatatattatatatatatatattatattagagTTATAATTGTCTTACATTTAGTCTTATGGAAGATTGTTTCCTCCTTgcaataaaaaaggtaattgctactttttctcacaattctgactttataacacaattctgaggaaaaaagtcagaattgtgagatataaacaattctgaggtagtgttgtcaaaagtactggtacttcggtaccaagtcggtactgaaattttgaaaatgtgacgatactagcatttctgtagtactgGGAGTAACGAGTgtccgggtatattcggtacccactgatagggctgtgccagtattttacatgaatatgacacgagtggagcacaaagctttgtttacagaagaaataggcaaataggttagcaattaaatgtgacatcgcagccatggaaacatttgttcatgccgaatgagagaggtacgtgagtccataaatttaagctttgtattctgttctgcgaatcgcgatctggtcacccgattagcagagaatttaacaatattccattagttattccactgaacatagaatctctgtttcttttcccaaatcttcactcaggggattataaacatttcttcctttcgttcgcttttaattaggcttattatatttgcattctttactgtggtaaagtagaaaaacaccgtaggacagaaacctttttgcttgcacgtcaatttctatttaactcagtttgtgcttgttattagactttataaggcacgtcaagtttatttgtatagcgcgtttcacacacaccggtgatttttagttttgctttccctggcagcgctaaatcaaatatagcctgaatgtctgaagatgaaactcgctcttcagacctttcaggtcaggagataacatgaagatattattaaagagatggtcactttcctgctcgtgtccctcATCCCTCAAACGCAGAGCagctatatgacgcatcttagGGTActattatttactgatatttatttcatagttttagaggctgtagtgtgtcgtttcactgacggaatagctcaaacacgcacgtctgtttcaaaatggatgtttgagcatttgtttatttcatgatttatttcattgaggtatatatgtacacaaacatacacacacacacgcttcaaatatttatatgtatgactaccgtcatatttaatgtttttaaaaataggctacTTAAAATAGTAAAATGGTTCCGACAGATTGTCCTGTGGTATCGAAATTGGTACCAAGAACCGTAAAGTTTAAATGGAATTTTGGTACCATGATGACACTATTCTGAGGGGGGTAAAAAGTGTTTCTTCCCTCTCAGAATTGGACattttaactcgcaattgtgagtttcttaattctgagaaaaatcagaattgcgcaatagtcgcaattaccttttaaattttcattctgtggtggaaacaagcttccatatagtCTTTCCTGTATTTCACACACCAAATTGTTTATACCTGTTGCAGAATAGGCCATTCCAGAATGAGGCACAAGTTTTTAATACTAGAAGATCCACCAAAATGTTCTTACTGTCAAAACTCTTTATCAttgaaacatgttttattaagtCTGTGAGAAACTTGTTTTCAGTTAATGCTTTTGaagtttttaaaagttaaaccaA contains:
- the acaa2 gene encoding 3-ketoacyl-CoA thiolase, mitochondrial; this encodes MSLLRGVFIVSAKRTPFGTYGGVLKDHSATDLAEHAAKAALAAGNVAPELVNSVIVGNVMQSSADAAYIARHVGLRAGVPIPVPALTVNRLCGSGFQSIINGAQEICLKESEVVLCGGSESMSQAPYAVRNIRFGTKFGVDLKLEDTLWAGLTDLNIKLPMGITAENLAEKYQITREDCDQYAYRTQQRWKAAHEAGYYNAEIAPIDVKAKKGKVAMTTDEHPRPQTTLEQMAKLPTVFKKGGTVTAANASGVSDGAAAVVIASEDALKAHKLTPLARIVAYHISGCDPSIMGIGPVPAITEALKKAGLSLKDMDLVEVNEAFAPQYLAVAKALGLDPEKTNVNGGAIAIGHPLGASGTRITAHLVHELRRRGGKYAIGSACIGGGQGIAIVLENTN